One window of Myxocyprinus asiaticus isolate MX2 ecotype Aquarium Trade chromosome 6, UBuf_Myxa_2, whole genome shotgun sequence genomic DNA carries:
- the LOC127442903 gene encoding zinc finger protein 239-like isoform X3 produces MEFIKEESEDMTGETPCNIKSEETEEQIDSKVKEESQELNEEQKLHHCQNPSNFIKDDKYFSFSQSEKNVKQERTERKKAKNPSTSCQPGNSFTEKRCLTSSRRIHTREKLFTCHQCGKSFTNKSKFENHIRVHSGEKPLTCHQCGKSFTKSGNLKRHMRIHTGEKPFTCHPCGKSFRQKVNLKTHMRLHTEEEPFTCHHCGKNFKSHGNLTIHMRVHTGEKPYTCHQCGMSFIQKGNRDIHMRSHTGEKPYTCHQCGKGFTFQGNLSMHMRIHTGEKPFTCHLCGKGFMRKERMNLHMQVHTGEKPFTCHQCGKRFTFQGNLRMHMQIHTGEKPYTCPQCGKGFTRKGRINVHMLIHTGEKPYTCQQCGKGFMRASSLNTHHCSALESVQKHT; encoded by the coding sequence ACTCGAaggtgaaagaggaaagtcaagaactgaatgaagagcAGAAGCTCCATCACTGTCAGAATCCTTCTAATTTCATAAAAGACgacaaatattttagtttttcacAGAGTGAAAAAAATGTTAAGCAAGAAAGAACTGAACGAAAAAAAGCCAAAAATCCCTCAACCTCTTGTCAGCCAGGAAATAGTTTCACAGAGAAAAGATGCCTTACAAGTTCCAGAAGAATTCACACCAGAGAGAAGCTCTTCACCTGtcatcagtgtgggaagagtttcacaaataaatcaaaatttgAGAATCACATTAGagttcactctggagagaagcctttgacctgccatcagtgtggaaagagtttcacaaagaGTGGAAACCTTAAGCGTCACatgagaatccacactggagagaagcctttcacctgccatccatgtgggaagagtttcaggcAAAAAGTAAACCTGAAGACTCACATGAGACTTCACACTGAAGAAGAGCCTTTTACTTGCCATCATTGTGGGAAGAATTTTAAATCTCATGGAAACCTTACTATTCACATGcgagttcatactggagagaagccttatacgtgccatcagtgtggaatgaGTTTTATACAAAAAGGAAACCGGGATATTCACATGAGaagtcacactggagagaagccatatacatgtcatcagtgtggaaagggGTTTACATTTCAAGGAAACCTTAGTATGCATAtgcgaattcacactggagagaagcctttcacgtgccatctgtgtggaaagggtttcatgcgtaaagaaagaatgaatttgcacatgcaagttcatactggagagaagcctttcacatgccatcagtgtggaaagaggtTTACATTTCAAGGAAACCTTCGTATGCATATgcaaattcacactggagagaaaccttacacatgccctcagtgtggaaagggtttcacACGTAAAGGAAGAATTAATGTGCACATGctaattcacactggagagaaaccttacacatGCCAGcagtgtggaaaaggtttcatGCGGGCAAGCAGTCTCAATACTCATCACTGTTCTGCATTAGAATCGGTCCAAAAACACACCTGA
- the LOC127442903 gene encoding zinc finger protein 239-like isoform X2, whose amino-acid sequence MEFIKEEIEDMTDHTPCRIKSEETEEQIDSKVKEESQELNEEQKLHHCQNPSNFIKDDKYFSFSQSEKNVKQERTERKKAKNPSTSCQPGNSFTEKRCLTSSRRIHTREKLFTCHQCGKSFTNKSKFENHIRVHSGEKPLTCHQCGKSFTKSGNLKRHMRIHTGEKPFTCHPCGKSFRQKVNLKTHMRLHTEEEPFTCHHCGKNFKSHGNLTIHMRVHTGEKPYTCHQCGMSFIQKGNRDIHMRSHTGEKPYTCHQCGKGFTFQGNLSMHMRIHTGEKPFTCHLCGKGFMRKERMNLHMQVHTGEKPFTCHQCGKRFTFQGNLRMHMQIHTGEKPYTCPQCGKGFTRKGRINVHMLIHTGEKPYTCQQCGKGFMRASSLNTHHCSALESVQKHT is encoded by the coding sequence ACTCGAaggtgaaagaggaaagtcaagaactgaatgaagagcAGAAGCTCCATCACTGTCAGAATCCTTCTAATTTCATAAAAGACgacaaatattttagtttttcacAGAGTGAAAAAAATGTTAAGCAAGAAAGAACTGAACGAAAAAAAGCCAAAAATCCCTCAACCTCTTGTCAGCCAGGAAATAGTTTCACAGAGAAAAGATGCCTTACAAGTTCCAGAAGAATTCACACCAGAGAGAAGCTCTTCACCTGtcatcagtgtgggaagagtttcacaaataaatcaaaatttgAGAATCACATTAGagttcactctggagagaagcctttgacctgccatcagtgtggaaagagtttcacaaagaGTGGAAACCTTAAGCGTCACatgagaatccacactggagagaagcctttcacctgccatccatgtgggaagagtttcaggcAAAAAGTAAACCTGAAGACTCACATGAGACTTCACACTGAAGAAGAGCCTTTTACTTGCCATCATTGTGGGAAGAATTTTAAATCTCATGGAAACCTTACTATTCACATGcgagttcatactggagagaagccttatacgtgccatcagtgtggaatgaGTTTTATACAAAAAGGAAACCGGGATATTCACATGAGaagtcacactggagagaagccatatacatgtcatcagtgtggaaagggGTTTACATTTCAAGGAAACCTTAGTATGCATAtgcgaattcacactggagagaagcctttcacgtgccatctgtgtggaaagggtttcatgcgtaaagaaagaatgaatttgcacatgcaagttcatactggagagaagcctttcacatgccatcagtgtggaaagaggtTTACATTTCAAGGAAACCTTCGTATGCATATgcaaattcacactggagagaaaccttacacatgccctcagtgtggaaagggtttcacACGTAAAGGAAGAATTAATGTGCACATGctaattcacactggagagaaaccttacacatGCCAGcagtgtggaaaaggtttcatGCGGGCAAGCAGTCTCAATACTCATCACTGTTCTGCATTAGAATCGGTCCAAAAACACACCTGA